The following are from one region of the Lodderomyces elongisporus chromosome 7, complete sequence genome:
- the RCD1 gene encoding Cell differentiation protein rcd1 (BUSCO:EOG09263Q8J) — MYSTASAQTPKSQNHISNWPPPMAEFKQDKTNVASGMALNDDQIYQWITELVSSPNREKALLELGKKREQYDDLALVLWNSFGVITVLLEEIVSVYPYLDPPNLSASASNRVCNALALLQCVASNVQTRGLFLSANLPLYLYPFLSTNARQRSFEYLRLTSLGVIGALVKNDTPEVINFLLTTEIVPLCLNIMEISSELSKTVAIFILQKILLDDQGLNYVCTTFERFHTVASVLSKMVEQLSSTVTANGLGNQHAQQGIQGQTPQPSSSNSSGRLLKHVIRCYMRLSDNLEARKALANILPEPLRDGTFSGILHDDAATRRCLQQLLSNISELGV; from the coding sequence ATGTATAGTACAGCAAGTGCACAAACTCCAAAGTCTCAGAATCACATCTCAAATTGGCCACCACCAATGGCAGAATTTAAACAAGACAAGACCAATGTTGCCTCGGGCATGGCATTAAACGATGATCAAATCTACCAATGGATTACGGAGCTAGTCTCAAGTCCGAATAGGGAAAAAGCGCTTCTTGAACTAGgtaaaaagagagaacAATACGATGACTTGGCTTTGGTCTTGTGGAACTCGTTTGGTGTAATTACGGTTCTACTAGAGGAAATTGTTAGCGTCTATCCTTACCTTGACCCACCAAACTTGAGTGCATCTGCTTCAAACAGAGTATGTAATGCCTTAGCGTTGCTTCAATGTGTTGCCTCCAATGTACAAACCCGTGGGCTTTTCCTAAGTGCCAATTTGCCGTTATACTTGTATCCATTCTTGTCGACAAATGCTCGACAACGCTCATTTGAGTATTTAAGACTCACAAGTTTGGGTGTGATTGGTGCCTTGGTGAAAAATGATACACCCGAAGTTATCAACTTTTTATTGACAACAGAGATTGTGCCGTTGTGCTTGAACATTATGGAGATTTCCTCAGAGTTATCAAAGACAGTTGCTATCTTCATATTACAGAAGATATTACTAGACGACCAAGGACTCAACTATGTGTGCACAACTTTTGAAAGGTTCCATACCGTGGCATCAGTGCTATCCAAAATGGTGGAGCAATTGAGTAGCACGGTGACAGCCAATGGCCTCGGCAACCAACATGCGCAGCAAGGAATACAGGGCCAAACACCACAACCTTCGTCATCAAATAGCTCAGGTCGATTGTTGAAACATGTTATTAGGTGTTATATGCGGTTATCGGATAATCTTGAAGCGAGAAAAGCGTTGGCAAATATCTTACCCGAACCTTTGAGAGATGGTACATTTTCTGGAATATTGCATGATGACGCAGCGACACGAAGATGTCTACAACAGTTATTGAGTAACATCAGCGAATTAGGTGTATGA
- the MRPL2 gene encoding 54S ribosomal protein L2 mitochondrial (BUSCO:EOG09264ZDZ), whose product MSFIRGLFDQAKSSILIKNNVLGSVEQIRTATKRAAGSKTNNKDSAGRRLGPKAHEGHPVKPGQIIMRQRGTVIHPGENVRLGKDHTIYAVEPGYVRFYYDPFHPRRKYVGVALTKDIRFPKDHFAPNLRRFGYVPITDTALAKEAEAEKSRKEELLSPKLEKIQRRKQWVRNNRLKNFKEQVASEYKLDFGEQEMKLAAERLVNILELIENRDPLTAAKMQVTYNKLYDFKLQYRNSELSQEEFENAKQNYMNLAKKVDDAVCVSVDGVLYKSRTEEENEELKKKLLSQLETLYETEAASNEYRSKAQSLVETPGAFDLTEREQLKQQFVPKRLPLDAPGTVIKDIDLKNVPENVVVERIYDEEAGKVRIFGRPKTVFA is encoded by the coding sequence ATGTCTTTTATTAGAGGACTTTTTGATCAAGCTAAGAGTTCGATTCTCATAAAGAACAATGTTCTTGGTAGTGTCGAGCAGATTCGTACTGCGACCAAAAGAGCGGCTGGTTCAAAAACCAACAATAAGGACTCAGCAGGAAGAAGGTTAGGACCAAAAGCACACGAAGGTCACCCCGTGAAACCCGGTCAAATCATAATGAGGCAGAGAGGTACTGTTATTCACCCAGGGGAGAATGTTAGACTTGGTAAAGACCACACAATCTATGCTGTTGAACCAGGTTATGTTAGGTTTTACTATGATCCTTTCCACCCTAGAAGAAAATATGTTGGAGTTGCCCTTACCAAGGACATAAGGTTCCCCAAGGACCATTTTGCTCCAAATTTGAGGAGGTTCGGGTATGTACCAATCACCGATACAGCCTTGGCCAAAGAAGCCGAAGCAGAGAAGCTGAGAAAGGAGGAGTTATTATCACccaaattggaaaagattCAACGAAGGAAGCAATGGGTTCGTAACAATAGATTGAAGAATTTCAAGGAGCAGGTTGCAAGCGAATATAAGTTGGATTTTGGTGAGCAGGAGATGAAATTGGCCGCAGAACGCTTGGTGAACATTTTGGAATTGATCGAGAACCGCGATCCCTTAACTGCAGCCAAGATGCAGGTTACTTATAACAAATTGTATGACTTCAAACTCCAGTATAGAAACCTGGAATTGAGCCAGGAGGAGTTTGAAAATGCCAAACAGAATTATATGAATTTGGCCAAGAAAGTAGATGATGCTGTTTGCGTGTCCGTAGATGGAGTACTATACAAGAGTAGGACCGAGGAAGAGAATGAAGAacttaaaaagaaattattgTCACAATTGGAGACGCTTTATGAGACCGAGGCTGCAAGCAACGAGTACAGATCCAAAGCTCAGCTGCTTGTTGAGACACCTGGCGCCTTTGACTTGACCGAGCGCGAACAGttgaaacaacaatttgtACCCAAGAGATTACCACTTGATGCCCCAGGAACAGTCATTAAAGATATTGATCTCAAGAATGTACCTGAAaacgttgttgttgagagGATCTACGATGAAGAGGCCGGAAAAGTTAGGATTTTTGGACGTCCAAAGACTGTGTTTGCATaa
- a CDS encoding uncharacterized protein (BUSCO:EOG09265ANI): MTDLPFGITTENPVVQNYKRVLITYQKFVDESVPHTNYRWSGFAILLFLFMTRVFLAQGWYIICYALGIYLLNLFLAFLTPKFDPSLEQEMKNESIEEGIDGSDSQQQQSHQSSQQGSSGDEEFRPFIRRLPEFKFWYNATRATLLSLVLSFFAIFDIPVFWPILLMYFIILFTLTMRKQIQHMVRYKYLPFDFGKTRYRKG, from the coding sequence ATGACGGATTTGCCATTTGGTATCACTACTGAAAACCCTGTTGttcaaaattacaaaagagTGTTGATCACTTACCAgaaatttgttgatgagtCTGTGCCTCACACCAACTACAGATGGCTGGGTTTTGCtattttgctctttttgttcATGACAAGGGTTTTCTTAGCGCAAGGCTGGTATATTATCTGCTATGCTCTTGGAATCTACTTgttaaatttgtttttggcgTTTCTCACACCAAAGTTTGACCCATCATTGGAACAAGAGATGAAAAATGAATCTATTGAAGAAGGTATCGATGGCTCAGATctgcaacagcaacaactgcaCCAGCTGCTGCAACAAGGTTCAAGCGGAGACGAGGAATTCCGTCCTTTCATCAGAAGGTTACCCGAATTCAAGTTCTGGTACAATGCCACAAGAGCTACAttgttgagtttggtcTTGTCATTTTTTGCTATTTTCGACATCCCAGTGTTTTGGCCAATCTTGTTGATGTATTTCATCATTTTATTCACCTTGACCATGAGAAAGCAAATTCAACACATGGTGAGGTATAAATACCTACCTTTCGATTTTGGCAAGACTCGTTACAGAAAGGGTTAG
- the SLA2 gene encoding sla2 Src-like adaptor 2 (BUSCO:EOG09261A3K), whose amino-acid sequence MSRAEVDLQTSVKKACNSDEVPPKRKHVRACIVYTWDHKNSRAFWNAVKIQPLQSSEIQLFKALIMIHKVLQEGHPNTLKDAFRNRDFIGSLATVFPSHGSAYGKLIYQYDKYLLQKLDFHRNNPGFNGTFEYEEYLSLRAVNDPNEGYESILQLMDLQDSINDLQQLIFATIHQSRNNLCKVSALVPLISESYGIYKFCISMLRALYQQLGEDEALKVLFDRFESQHFMLRDFYTDCHSIKFLTSLITIPRLPNSSPDLMVQEDGQPAPRARSVSDLGDNHQLSQISSRATPSLAEEPFTAPPESVDNLYTERNDNLYQQQQEQEQLQQQLELQRQQQLQQQEQQQRLFEQQQREQERRFMEEQRALQMQQTQQNQGRVAELERDLLMFKSQYDNDQSLLQQYDSRVKSLENELAAFNDTAAQQVNSKSEQIKNLEDQIANWTKKYESLAKLYSQLRQEHLNLLAKFKKIQQKISSAQESILKKEKLEKDLKAKNIELADLIRERDRARLELDRVRAGKDQEIEKLETQIRELNVSASESGKLQNMNLSSLMAKHERELSDLQSQLKERNNKLEQLGDLNGLEAKLRDKDIELEIANQSLEAAYQELTRFKEDQDDIVNAEIDHIIMEHLSKFKGLIDLFLDNNIKRVLDTKRQLTLPGHTGTYGSSPEHLLSIIEQCSDVATDLASTFNEYIAENNNQDEEVFSKIILNTSSLATFLNELALNAKAFAKGSPSADEESILSQMSNILDDAENYYSGLKTNELDKFKSDDDKIDAVIDLNLELQTSMKLLGGLFDELRSSSAIDFKGGNLEDLLDRELSQTVKTVDHASQFLTNLMKDVTIYGGDVKVHEALLACAKAITDAVARLIKASVSSQKEIVDRGMGKQSRTEFYKKNNRWTEGLISAAKAVAGATNILIHTSDGVLRQKNSHEELIVASNEVAASTAQLVAASRVKADFVSKSQNTLEDASTSVTSACKALVEQVRSLLKKEEEVETIDLSKLTPYEGKTIEMEQQVLILKLENKLLSARKRLGEIRRHGYRDDNSDDE is encoded by the coding sequence ATGAGTCGTGCTGAGGTTGATTTGCAGACAAGTGTCAAGAAAGCTTGTAATAGCGATGAAGTGCCACCAAAGCGTAAGCATGTCCGAGCATGTATTGTCTACACATGGGACCACAAGAATTCACGTGCATTTTGGAATGCAGTCAAGATCCAGCCTTTGCAGAGCTCGGAAATCCAGTTGTTCAAAGCATTGATAATGATCCATAAGGTATTGCAAGAAGGTCATCCAAACACACTTAAAGATGCGTTCCGCAACAGAGACTTTATCGGGTCCTTGGCAACGGTTTTTCCTAGTCACGGACTGGCATATGGAAAATTGATATACCAGTACGACAAGTATCTTTTGCAGAAATTGGATTTCCACCGCAACAATCCAGGTTTTAATGGTACTTTTGAGTACGAGGAATACCTTTCCTTGAGAGCTGTAAATGATCCGAACGAAGGTTACGAGTCAATTTTGCAGTTGATGGATCTTCAAGATCTGATCAATGACTTGCAACAACTTATTTTTGCTACTATCCACCAAAGCCGCAACAATTTGTGTAAAGTTAGTGCTTTGGTGCCTTTGATTTCGGAGTCATATGGTATATACAAGTTCTGCATCTCAATGCTCAGAGCTTTGTATCAGCAATTGGGCGAGGATGAAGCACTCAAGGTATTGTTTGATAGGTTTGAATCGCAGCATTTCATGCTTCGTGATTTCTACACAGATTGCCATTcaataaaatttttgacaagCTTGATAACTATACCTCGTCTCCCCAATAGTTCACCCGATTTAATGGTCCAAGAGGACGGCCAGCCAGCTCCACGCGCCCGTTCTGTGAGTGATCTTGGTGATAATCACCAGCTTTCGCAAATATCGTCTCGTGCCACTCCGAGCCTCGCCGAGGAACCTTTTACTGCGCCACCTGAATCCGTTGACAATTTGTACACTGAACGTAATGACAATTTGtaccagcaacaacaagagcaagagcaacTTCAGCAACAATTGGAGCTCCAAAGACAACAgcaattgcaacaacaggagcagcagcagagATTGTTTGAACAGCAGCAGCGGGAGCAAGAGCGTAGATTCATGGAAGAGCAAAGGGCCCTCCAAATGCAGCAAACCCAGCAAAACCAAGGTCGTGTAGCGGAGTTGGAGCGTGATTTGCTCATGTTCAAGAGCCAATATGACAATGATCAGCTGCTTTTGCAACAGTACGATTCAAGAGTGAAAAGTTTGGAGAATGAGTTAGCTGCCTTCAATGACACAGCAGCACAACAAGTCAACTCCAAGAGCGAGCAAATAAAGAATTTAGAAGACCAAATCGCAAATTGGACCAAGAAGTATGAGTCCCTTGCCAAGCTTTATTCACAGTTGCGTCAAGAAcatttgaatttgttggccaagttcaaaaaaattcaacaaaaaattagCAGTGCTCAGGAGTCCATcttgaagaaggagaaactAGAGAAGGATCTTAAGGCTAAGAATATTGAGTTGGCAGATTTGATCCGTGAAAGAGACAGAGCTAGACTCGAATTGGATAGAGTCAGGGCGGGCAAGGATCAAGAAATTGAGAAGCTTGAAACACAAATAAGAGAACTCAATGTGTCTGCATCGGAGTCAGGAAAGTTGCAGAATATGAATCTTAGTTCACTCATGGCCAAACACGAACGAGAATTGAGTGACTTGCAACTGCAGCTcaaggaaagaaacaacaagcTCGAGCAATTGGGCGACTTAAACGGGTTGGAAGCCAAATTGAGAGATAAGGATATTGAGTTGGAAATCGCCAACCAATCTCTTGAAGCAGCATACCAAGAACTCACCCGGTTCAAGGAAGACCAAGATGATATTGTGAATGCAGAGATTGACCACATTATCATGGAGCATCTATCCAAATTCAAGGGGTTGattgatttatttttggacaacaatatcaaaagGGTGTTGGACACAAAGCGTCAGCTTACCTTACCGGGCCACACCGGAACTTATGGTTCATCTCCCGAACATTTACTTTCCATCATTGAGCAATGCTCAGACGTGGCAACTGATTTGGCATCGACATTCAACGAATACATTGCGGAAAATAACAACCAAGACGAAGAAgtgttttccaaaatcaTTTTGAATACTTCCTCGTTGGCAACTTTTTTGAACGAGTTGGCATTGAACGCCAAGGCTTTTGCAAAGGGTTCGCCCAGCGCAGACGAAGAGTCTATATTGCTGCAAATGAGCAATATTTTGGACGATGCGGAAAATTACTATTCCGGCTTGAAAACTAACGAGTTGGACAAGTTTAAATCTGACGACGACAAGATTGACGCTGTCATTGATCTCAATCTCGAGTTGCAAACCTCAATGAAACTACTAGGAGGACTCTTTGACGAATTGCGGAGCTCAAGTGCAATTGATTTCAAGGGTGGTAACTTAGAGGATCTTTTGGACAGAGAATTGAGCCAAACTGTGAAGACTGTTGATCATGCATCACAATTCTTGACAAACTTAATGAAAGACGTTACCATTTACGGCGGAGACGTCAAGGTGCACGAAGCGCTTCTTGCCTGTGCCAAAGCGATAACAGATGCAGTTGCCCGTTTGATAAAAGCTTCGGTGTCTTCACAAAAGGAGATTGTCGATAGAGGAATGGGCAAACAGTCTCGAACGGAGTTttacaagaagaacaacagaTGGACGGAAGGTCTCATCAGTGCCGCTAAGGCAGTAGCCGGAGCAACTAACATCTTGATCCATACTTCAGATGGGGTGTtgagacaaaaaaacagcCACGAAGAGTTGATTGTTGCGTCTAATGAGGTTGCGGCATCTACCGCACAACTAGTGGCAGCTTCGAGAGTCAAGGCCGACTTTGTTTCCAAGTCTCAGAACACGTTGGAGGATGCGTCAACCAGTGTCACCTCAGCATGCAAAGCTCTCGTCGAACAAGTTAGAAGTTTGTtaaagaaggaggaggaggtaGAGACGATTGACCTCAGCAAACTTACTCCATATGAGGGTAAGACAATTGAAATGGAGCAACAAGTCCTCATATTGAAATTGGAGAATAAGCTTCTTTCTGCCAGAAAACGCTTGGGTGAAATTAGAAGACATGGTTACAGAGACGATAACAGCGATGATGAGTAA